One Methanobacterium sp. genomic region harbors:
- a CDS encoding FumA C-terminus/TtdB family hydratase beta subunit: MNVKLKTPLSKEDTKQLKVGDIIYISGTIYTARDRAHQRILKEGSPVNLDGAVIFHAGPIIKTIESAEGVDYKIVAVGPTTSMRMNPYQPDVLKLGISAIIGKGGMDSETADALVENDAVYLAAVGGCAALYVKSINKVKGVNWIDLGIPEAIWELEVKDFGPLIVAMDSAGNNLYEEVRKKVNTS, from the coding sequence ATGAATGTAAAACTTAAAACACCTCTTTCAAAAGAAGATACAAAGCAATTGAAAGTGGGAGATATTATATACATATCTGGTACCATTTACACTGCAAGGGATAGGGCCCACCAAAGAATATTAAAAGAAGGCTCACCTGTAAACCTAGACGGAGCAGTTATTTTCCATGCAGGCCCTATAATAAAAACCATAGAATCAGCAGAAGGTGTAGATTATAAAATTGTCGCTGTAGGTCCTACAACAAGCATGCGGATGAACCCTTACCAGCCAGATGTTTTAAAATTAGGAATAAGTGCCATAATAGGAAAAGGCGGTATGGACAGTGAAACTGCAGATGCGCTTGTGGAAAATGATGCCGTATACCTGGCAGCAGTGGGCGGATGTGCTGCATTATATGTTAAATCTATTAACAAGGTAAAAGGAGTTAACTGGATTGACCTAGGAATCCCTGAAGCCATATGGGAACTTGAAGTTAAAGATTTTGGCCCGCTAATTGTAGCAATGGATTCAGCTGGAAACAATCTTTATGAAGAAGTAAGGAAGAAAGTAAATACCTCATAA
- a CDS encoding DUF6282 family protein: MENLKDKCTLEGFIDTHIHTSPDIKPRILNDIEAAYGAKQEKMGAIVIKSHVESTAGRAYIAEKISGFKVIGGICLNLSVGGLNPDAVKVTAELGGKIVWFPTISASDISITYENIENILNIIAEKELVLATGHLKPEDIFLLLDYAKSLKIKKIVINHPLTGVVGATVAEQKEMSKYAYLEHCFVACMEKHDNLDPNVIANAIKEVGPERCIMATDFGQAHNPVPVEGMKMFINSMIKRGIKDKYIKKMCVQNPSKLFLD; the protein is encoded by the coding sequence ATGGAAAATTTAAAAGATAAATGCACTCTTGAAGGTTTTATAGACACCCACATCCATACTTCCCCTGACATTAAACCAAGGATATTAAATGATATTGAAGCTGCATATGGGGCAAAGCAGGAGAAAATGGGGGCAATTGTAATAAAATCCCATGTTGAATCAACTGCAGGGAGAGCTTATATTGCAGAAAAAATATCAGGATTTAAAGTAATTGGAGGAATATGTTTAAATCTAAGTGTGGGTGGGCTAAATCCAGATGCTGTTAAAGTTACCGCTGAACTTGGTGGTAAAATAGTATGGTTTCCAACTATCTCTGCTTCAGATATCTCAATAACTTATGAAAACATAGAAAACATTCTGAATATTATTGCAGAAAAAGAACTAGTTTTAGCCACAGGCCATCTAAAGCCAGAAGACATATTTTTACTCCTCGACTATGCAAAAAGTCTGAAAATTAAAAAAATAGTCATCAATCATCCATTAACGGGAGTGGTAGGTGCAACTGTAGCTGAACAAAAAGAAATGTCCAAATATGCTTATCTTGAACACTGTTTCGTTGCATGCATGGAAAAGCATGACAATTTAGATCCAAATGTAATTGCAAATGCAATTAAAGAAGTAGGACCTGAAAGATGTATAATGGCTACAGATTTTGGGCAAGCCCATAATCCTGTGCCTGTTGAAGGGATGAAAATGTTTATAAATTCCATGATTAAACGTGGGATTAAAGATAAATACATAAAAAAAATGTGCGTCCAAAACCCTTCTAAACTGTTTTTAGACTGA
- the rqcH gene encoding ribosome rescue protein RqcH: MKNMSNVDVYAVCHELRDLLKGARVDKAYQPTKDTVLIRFHVAGKGRVDIVFQAGRRMHMTQYPLPNPQIPPNFPMLLRKYIKGATVEDIRQYNFDRIVELHVAKEKKFTLIIELFAKGNIILLDEEGKIILPLKRKLWSDRKISSKEEYKYPPKRGINPLEVKKEELEDVFRNSDSDVIRTLARSGLGGIYSEEILLRSNVQKDLPAAEISSSDLDSIYNTIYELFEPLRTSNFHPQIVSDGKEDVLPLDLKIYENYKKETFETYSEAADEFFSSEVRETIKNEYEDVWGAEVKKFEKRLKIQEETLDKFHKTIKVSKKRGDLLYANYGKIQSILDIIKDAREKYSWNEIASKLKTARKQGLAGADIIESLDKLGNLTLKIEDEVINIDAKVEIPENAEVYYEKAKKAKRKISGVNIAIEKTKKEIEKAKNKKEIEMERVTLPQKRVKKELKWFEKLRWFLSSDGFLVIGGRDANSNEIVVKKYMENNDIYFHSDIHGAPSVIIKSQGKEIPETTIDEAASFAASFSSAWTKGFGSQDVYWVRPDQVSKTPQSGEFVKKGAFIIRGTRNYVRAATLLIAVGVVDYEGERLMAGPLDAVKKYTDNYVIIKPGYTKKEALSREIRHKLDQEHIVTMDDLVRVLPSGKADIVDERDLRRR, translated from the coding sequence ATGAAAAATATGTCTAATGTAGATGTTTACGCTGTTTGTCATGAATTAAGAGACTTATTAAAAGGTGCAAGAGTTGATAAGGCATATCAACCCACAAAGGACACTGTTTTAATAAGATTTCACGTGGCGGGTAAAGGGAGGGTTGATATAGTCTTCCAGGCAGGAAGAAGAATGCACATGACTCAGTATCCATTACCTAACCCCCAAATACCTCCGAATTTTCCAATGCTCCTTCGGAAATATATCAAAGGGGCCACAGTGGAAGATATAAGGCAGTACAATTTTGATAGAATTGTAGAACTGCATGTAGCTAAAGAGAAGAAATTTACTTTAATAATTGAGCTGTTTGCTAAAGGTAACATAATACTCCTTGATGAAGAAGGAAAGATTATTTTACCACTTAAACGTAAACTGTGGAGCGATAGGAAAATATCATCTAAAGAAGAGTACAAATACCCCCCAAAACGAGGTATAAATCCTTTAGAAGTCAAGAAAGAAGAACTGGAGGATGTATTTAGAAATTCGGACTCTGATGTTATAAGAACTCTTGCAAGAAGTGGATTAGGCGGTATCTATTCTGAAGAAATACTGCTCAGATCTAATGTTCAAAAGGATTTACCTGCTGCAGAAATTTCAAGCAGTGACTTGGATTCAATTTATAACACGATATATGAACTTTTTGAACCACTCCGAACATCTAACTTCCACCCACAAATAGTGTCTGATGGAAAGGAAGATGTGCTGCCTCTTGACCTTAAAATTTATGAAAATTACAAAAAAGAAACATTTGAAACATACAGTGAGGCAGCAGACGAATTCTTCAGCAGTGAAGTAAGGGAAACCATTAAGAACGAATATGAAGATGTATGGGGGGCTGAAGTCAAGAAGTTTGAGAAACGGCTGAAGATACAGGAAGAAACTTTAGATAAATTCCATAAAACAATTAAGGTTTCCAAAAAGAGAGGGGATTTATTATATGCTAATTATGGGAAAATTCAAAGCATCCTTGATATTATAAAAGATGCAAGGGAAAAGTATTCCTGGAATGAAATAGCTTCAAAACTTAAAACCGCCCGAAAACAGGGTTTAGCAGGTGCAGATATAATTGAATCTCTGGATAAACTTGGAAATCTTACCCTAAAAATTGAGGATGAAGTTATAAATATAGATGCCAAAGTTGAAATCCCTGAAAACGCTGAAGTTTATTATGAAAAGGCTAAAAAGGCCAAGCGAAAAATAAGCGGGGTTAATATTGCAATTGAAAAGACAAAAAAAGAGATTGAAAAGGCAAAAAATAAAAAAGAAATAGAAATGGAAAGGGTTACTTTACCTCAAAAAAGGGTAAAAAAAGAGCTTAAATGGTTTGAAAAGCTGCGGTGGTTCCTTTCTTCAGACGGATTTTTAGTGATTGGGGGAAGAGACGCAAACTCCAACGAAATAGTGGTAAAAAAATATATGGAAAACAACGACATCTATTTCCACTCAGATATCCATGGAGCACCATCTGTTATAATAAAAAGCCAGGGCAAAGAAATACCTGAGACAACCATAGATGAAGCAGCTTCATTTGCAGCATCATTTTCAAGTGCATGGACAAAAGGATTTGGATCGCAGGATGTGTACTGGGTCCGTCCAGACCAGGTTTCAAAGACCCCTCAATCTGGTGAATTTGTTAAAAAGGGCGCATTTATAATTAGGGGGACTAGAAATTACGTAAGGGCAGCAACACTTTTAATAGCAGTTGGAGTCGTTGATTATGAAGGTGAAAGACTGATGGCAGGCCCTTTAGACGCTGTAAAGAAATATACAGATAATTATGTAATTATAAAACCAGGTTATACTAAAAAAGAAGCATTATCAAGGGAAATAAGGCACAAACTTGATCAAGAGCATATTGTTACTATGGATGATCTCGTAAGGGTTTTACCTTCTGGAAAAGCAGATATTGTTGATGAGAGGGATCTTAGAAGAAGGTAA
- a CDS encoding DUF2070 family protein: MSSENKLVSLTKYIMTLPPTRISLFSMVFLSFIIGCISFLLAPSQNDSILYSIIYGGSTGFLVFGLMSIMGGGLTQPMVNSFKGRHMKMKQSMFLALASMMIVGVIYLIGSVVSVFTVNNYVLNALIFGCVIAFAFRTLVIWGTSNISLLKSVIISVVQPALILSMLVVISFLTSVTTNMGDFSIIAIVVKIVIASVILVIAIYSFVTVIESPMRKNLGVGGLELLSLALAHITEGSPAMETLFEDIGEPIDTLTGIFSFKGKNGVKAIFLSPCVHPGPLGNIGGGNMPTILSNKFDTFTMVSHGPSTHDFNPVASKEINKIEKVVKEALEDMDYSKSASKFFRVENEGAVIGAQYFGKDLLMLATFAPDGFDDIDFGVGLALMNLAKASCEAQNVVLVDCHNSFKGEGGRVLPGNKEVFELMGAVEKLKSPEQENGIKVGCSSDPLDSVSKEDGVGQSGVKVMVIEVGAQKTAYILLDSNNMVIGFRDVILEKVKTLGLDYAEVMTTDTHFVNTMSGGHNPVGTKMQDEIIGAILKCTKEALNDLEDVSVGCKVANIKDIKTFGPLNATELVTTISSIVAVSRIFAPLVFLLALLFVFIWIFYGTFGI, encoded by the coding sequence ATGTCCAGTGAAAATAAACTTGTAAGTCTTACAAAATATATTATGACACTTCCACCAACCAGAATTTCTCTCTTTAGTATGGTGTTTTTAAGTTTCATTATAGGGTGCATCTCTTTTTTATTGGCACCATCACAAAATGACTCTATACTTTACAGTATTATTTATGGTGGTTCAACGGGCTTTTTAGTTTTTGGTTTGATGTCTATAATGGGTGGAGGTTTAACTCAACCTATGGTAAATTCCTTTAAAGGTAGACACATGAAAATGAAGCAGTCCATGTTTCTTGCCCTTGCTTCCATGATGATAGTTGGAGTTATATACCTAATTGGGAGTGTTGTATCGGTATTCACTGTGAATAATTACGTTTTAAATGCTTTAATATTTGGTTGTGTAATTGCATTTGCTTTTAGAACCCTTGTAATATGGGGCACATCTAATATAAGTCTTCTAAAATCAGTTATTATATCTGTAGTTCAGCCAGCACTTATACTGAGTATGCTGGTGGTTATATCTTTCTTAACAAGTGTAACTACCAACATGGGTGACTTTAGCATAATAGCCATCGTTGTAAAGATAGTAATAGCCTCGGTAATACTTGTCATTGCAATTTATTCATTTGTAACAGTTATAGAATCTCCTATGAGGAAGAATTTAGGGGTAGGTGGTTTAGAACTTTTAAGTCTTGCTCTAGCTCATATTACAGAAGGCTCTCCAGCTATGGAAACACTCTTTGAAGATATAGGTGAACCCATCGATACCTTAACTGGAATTTTTAGTTTTAAAGGTAAAAATGGTGTTAAAGCAATTTTTTTATCTCCATGTGTTCATCCGGGCCCGCTTGGAAATATTGGGGGTGGAAACATGCCTACCATACTTTCAAATAAATTTGATACATTTACAATGGTATCACACGGGCCTTCTACCCATGATTTTAATCCAGTAGCTTCAAAAGAAATAAATAAAATAGAAAAAGTTGTTAAAGAGGCTTTGGAAGATATGGATTACTCTAAAAGTGCTAGTAAATTCTTTAGAGTTGAAAATGAAGGTGCAGTAATTGGTGCACAGTATTTTGGTAAGGATTTATTGATGCTTGCTACATTTGCACCTGATGGATTTGATGATATAGATTTTGGTGTTGGTCTTGCTCTTATGAATCTTGCAAAAGCTTCATGTGAGGCCCAGAATGTCGTACTGGTCGATTGCCACAACAGCTTTAAAGGCGAAGGAGGAAGGGTTTTACCTGGTAACAAGGAAGTTTTCGAGCTTATGGGGGCAGTTGAAAAACTTAAATCTCCAGAGCAGGAAAATGGAATTAAAGTCGGCTGCAGTAGTGATCCATTAGACAGCGTATCTAAAGAAGATGGTGTTGGCCAGAGCGGAGTAAAAGTGATGGTTATCGAAGTTGGAGCTCAAAAAACAGCATACATACTTTTAGATTCGAATAACATGGTCATTGGATTTAGAGATGTTATACTGGAAAAAGTTAAAACATTAGGGTTAGATTATGCAGAAGTAATGACCACAGATACTCATTTCGTAAATACAATGTCTGGAGGCCATAATCCTGTAGGTACCAAGATGCAGGATGAAATAATAGGTGCTATTTTGAAGTGTACAAAAGAAGCTTTAAATGACCTGGAAGATGTTTCAGTAGGCTGTAAAGTGGCCAATATTAAAGATATTAAAACATTTGGTCCATTAAATGCTACTGAACTTGTAACCACCATCAGTTCTATTGTAGCTGTAAGCAGGATATTTGCGCCGCTGGTATTTTTACTGGCTTTACTGTTTGTATTTATATGGATATTCTATGGAACCTTTGGTATTTAG